Proteins from a single region of Melanotaenia boesemani isolate fMelBoe1 chromosome 3, fMelBoe1.pri, whole genome shotgun sequence:
- the rplp2 gene encoding 60S acidic ribosomal protein P2 translates to MRYVAAYLLAALGGNTSPSAKDIKNILGSVGIEADDERLNKVISELNGKDINEVMNSGLSKLASVPAGGAVAAPAPAAGAAAAGAAPVAAEEKKEEKKEESEESDEDMGFGLFD, encoded by the exons ATGCGTTACGTGGCCGCTTACCTCCTCGCTGCTCTCGGTGGAAACACCAGCCCCTCCGCCAAGGACATCAAGAACATCTTGGGCAGTGTGGGAATTGAGGCTGATGACGAACGCTTGAACAAG GTTATTAGTGAGCTGAATGGGAAAGACATCAATGAAGTCATGAACTCAG GCCTCTCCAAGTTAGCCTCTGTGCCAGCAGGTGGTGCTGTAGCAGCACCTGCACCTGCTGCTGGGGCTGCTGCAGCTGGGGCCGCACCTGTTGCTG cggaagagaaaaaagaagagaagaaggaggAATCCGAAGAGTCAGACGAAGATATGGGCTTCGGGCTCTTTGATTAA
- the LOC121637083 gene encoding uncharacterized protein LOC121637083, with amino-acid sequence METQTEKQKPNNSQLISVPHKDTIRLLEVYVKRSLSLNDGALGEKRTTRKQKWVTLPKKQRRSSSDPSLHLAGALDPSDIGALSEVDVEEKPPKKISEESEKPTKKSKKNKKPSFWKSLLGIFSRKSNEDKDEEQDCATDVLDSSRAAATDRPTTPVTVHKKPLSRKSIKRRFSKRRLSKQNKLGKDLNPVSITGVEAVISVEPTYSYYEKVSEELEKIVHEVKVKEEAETLSDEEVINRIIALTKEQGDAIEDKMKDNPTLSNFFQKMSYASFQKLADAYLEKEATPTHTPPTVLPTAPELVKLAFTLDFTARIAGLSRQNVGHITGLGNRYLQDRFEYKQVCTDHPWSDSDD; translated from the exons ATGGAAAcgcagacagaaaaacaaaagccaaATAACAGCCAGCTGATCTCTGTGCCTCATAAGGACACAATCCGGCTCCTGGAGGTGTATGTCAAGCGTAGCCTCAGCCTAAATGATGGTGCACTGGGGGAAAAGCGGACAACAAGGAAACAAAAGTGGGTGACCCTGCCAAAAAAGCAAAGACGATCCTCCAGCGACCCTTCCCTTCACTTGGCTGGGGCATTAGATCCCAGTGATATTGGTGCCCTTTCTGAAGTTGACGTTGAGGAAAAGCCACCCAAGAAAATTTCTGAGGAATCAGAGAAGCCAACCAAAAAGtcaaaaaagaacaagaaaccCTCATTTTGGAAAAGTCTGCTTGGCATTTTCTCTCGGAAAAGTAATGAGGACAAAGATGAAGAGCAAGACTGTGCGACAGACGTGTTGGATTCCTCTCGTGCTGCAGCCACAGACCGACCCACAACTCCGGTCACCGTGCACAAGAAGCCCCTGAGCAGAAAATCCATAAAGAGAAGATTCTCAAAAAGGCGgctgtcaaaacaaaacaaacttggcAAAGATCTCAACCCTGTTTCCATCACTGGTGTAGAAG CTGTCATCAGTGTGGAACCGACATACTCTTACTATGAGAAAGTGTCAGAAGAACTGGAAAAAATTGTGCATGAGGTCAAAGTAAAAGAGGAAGCTGAAACTCTTTCAGATG AGGAGGTAATCAACAGGATCATTGCTTTGACAAAGGAGCAGGGTGATGCAATAGAAGACAAG ATGAAAGATAATCCCACCCTAAGCAACTTCTTCCAGAAGATGTCTTACGCTTctttccagaaactggcagatGCATATCTGGAAAAAGAAGCAACGCCAACACACACTCCTCCCACCGTGCTACCTACTGCACCTGAGCTGGTCAAACTGGCTTTTACCCTTGACTTCACAGCCCGGATCGCCGGGCTTTCCAGACAAAACGTAGGCCACATTACAGGTCTCGGGAACCGATATCTGCAGGATCGATTTGAATATAAACAG GTATGTACAGATCATCCATGGTCCGACAGTGATGACTGA
- the LOC121637082 gene encoding potassium voltage-gated channel subfamily A member 10 → MEVPLVNFENMDDVGINLGDPSDSGYPTSPTSEAPDQNLLTHRLTSPQQSPRRGRRGYQSGQDGLSPSTPPTLTSKANTSSSSLISNLKLLINSESPTDSVFSKVPKDYYENEDLFEKHCLDEKDEKIVINVSGLMFETQLSTLSKFPETLLGDPMKRISYFDPMRNEYFFDRNRPSFDGILYYYQSGGRIRRPANVPLDVFANEMVFYELGNEAMEQFREDEGFIREPEVLLPTNELRRQFWLLFEYPESSSAARSVALVSVLVIVISIFIFCLETLPEFRDDRDFPPGFISMLNGTQDNSLHPATKDAMAYLTDPFFIVETICIIWFCFEVGVRFVVCPSKSDFFNNIMNIIDIVSIIPYFVTLGTELATTPDEDLNSGQNMSLAILRIIRLVRVFRIFKLSRHSKGLQILGQTLKASMRELGLLIFFLFIGVILFSSAIYFAEVDEPQTQFVSIPDGFWWAVVTMTTVGYGDMCPITMGGKMVGTLCAIAGVLTIALPVPVIVSNFNYFYHRETEQEEKQVMDAAAEAAQKMSAANKYGSSLSLNKTNGTWQNDKNGMH, encoded by the coding sequence ATGGAGGTGCCACTTGTTAATTTTGAAAACATGGATGATGTTGGCATCAACCTGGGGGACCCAAGTGACTCTGGGTACCCAACCTCACCCACCTCAGAGGCACCTGATCAGAACCTTTTAACTCACCGCCTGACGTCTCCTCAGCAATCGCCACGTAGAGGACGACGTGGGTATCAATCTGGTCAAGATGGGCTGTCACCTTCCACCCCTCCAACTCTGACCTCTAAGGCgaacacaagcagcagcagcctgatcTCTAATCTCAAGCTGCTGATCAACAGCGAGTCTCCTACTGACAGCGTCTTCAGTAAAGTGCCGAAGGATTACTATGAAAATGAAGATCTGTTTGAAAAACACTGCTTAGATGAGAAAGATGAGAAAATTGTCATCAATGTTTCAGGCTTGATGTTTGAAACCCAGCTCAGCACCCTGAGTAAGTTTCCAGAGACACTGCTGGGTGACCCTATGAAAAGGATAAGTTACTTTGACCCAATGAGAAATGAGTATTTTTTTGACAGAAACCGCCCATCTTTTGACGGGATTCTCTACTACTATCAGTCAGGGGGGAGAATCCGCAGACCAGCCAATGTTCCTCTAGATGTTTTTGCAAATGAAATGGTTTTCTATGAGCTGGGTAATGAAGCGATGGAGCAGTTCCGTGAAGACGAAGGGTTTATCAGAGAACCTGAAGTCCTTTTGCCCACCAATGAACTGCGGCGGCAATTCTGGCTCCTGTTTGAATACCCAGAGAGCTCCAGTGCAGCCAGATCTGTAGCTCTGGTTTCTGTGCTTGTCATCGTCATTTCCATCTTTATCTTCTGTTTGGAGACTCTGCCAGAGTTCAGGGATGACAGAGACTTTCCCCCAGGTTTCATCTCAATGCTTAATGGCACCCAAGACAATTCCCTTCATCCCGCCACTAAAGATGCGATGGCATATCTCACTGATCCATTTTTCATTGTGGAGACTATTTGCATAATTTGGTTCTGCTTTGAAGTTGGCGTCCGTTTTGTGGTGTGCCCCAGCAAAAGTGATTTCTTCAATAACATCATGAATATCATTGACATAGTGTCTATAATTCCCTACTTTGTAACCCTGGGAACCGAGCTGGCTACCACGCCTGATGAAGATTTGAACTCAGGTCAGAACATGTCTTTAGCCATCCTGAGGATCATCCGACTAGTGAGAGTCTTCAGAATTTTTAAGCTCTCTCGACACTCCAAGGGTCTTCAGATATTGGGTCAGACACTGAAAGCCAGCATGAGGGAACTGGGGCTCCtaatcttcttcctcttcatagGAGTCATCCTTTTCTCAAGTGCCATCTACTTTGCAGAAGTGGATGAGCCCCAGACGCAGTTCGTTAGTATCCCTGATGGCTTCTGGTGGGCTGTGGTGACAATGACCACTGTTGGTTACGGAGACATGTGCCCCATCACCATGGGAGGCAAAATGGTCGGCACTCTCTGTGCCATTGCTGGTGTCCTGACCATTGCCTTGCCCGTCCCTGTCATTGTCTCCAACTTTAACTATTTCTACCACCGTGAGACAgaacaagaggaaaaacaggTGATGGATGCAGCAGCAGAGGCTGCACAGAAGATGTCAGCCGCTAACAAGTATGGAAGCAGCCTATCATTAAACAAAACTAATGGCACCTGGCAGAATGACAAAAACGGTATGCACTGA